In a genomic window of Methylovirgula sp. 4M-Z18:
- a CDS encoding apolipoprotein A-IV repeat region-like domain-containing protein, translating into MANNVKLQDPAAAALSAIEEALNLGGLAAEPKAEETAAPKAPAVAISPPQSAKPATKLPEVDDKKIFPVPVKPAAPAASEQKTPDPAPKPASTPAPANPRSATRAQTTPANDDKRSVGQVLQALQARPSRAPYAVAALLSLIWLGLCAAYVYFNWWSDMLASGREFWTRPQTSLGLILAVGPVILMMTIAALTRRSQEMRLTARSMTQVAMRLVEPENIASEQVINLSQAIRREVASMGDGIERALARAGELETLVRNEVANLERSYTDNERRIRSLIDELSNERESIVMNADRVRTAMSGAHENLAKELEDISARLAENVSSAGSRVTSSLGAKGEEIAFALGATGDQLVQRITGKGSDIVGMLNQTGDDVTNKLSQASDAVAQTLGERIAHVDQRLKATGEALVTDLGIRGNEVAQRLDETGGRVANIISSRGDTLSARLTETGDRMHETITVHGAALAQRLDETGARISENIGRQTEQSQKTFDESSARLTQMIDDRHRVVQDELVRHSDELHQRFAQSSDEFLSGIDRHAEMLHTNFSQAADANLQALHAHGDAFQAHFNDASNNHLNMLSERTSQLRDGLSDTAQQAVRDIAAQSDSFQNAFSDASNAHLNAFVDRTNTLRDGLVDAARDAVRDITAQGDLINQSFADTTQNSLVRFQEQSDDLHSRLRETTDHHVTTFSEHAQNLRDSLANTAQDAVSAIAQQGATLNRTFADTAQQNVAALKDQADALDTNLRSTHADLRAMSDTHLAGIAAQTDMLRTGLAATAEEAVSSIAAQNVSLNAAFARTAQSGLDGFKRQSEAFSTLFEDTTQGHLAGFTTQTNKLHDRFATTASEAVMAMGMHGDRINETLVDRLNGFEEAILLRSNVATAHIAEEAARMDQQLSGHVETMTSHANRLTTQIENQLNGLQDSFVSHGDALHAKLGERVDQANTAFAGRLDEFNQRTSGKAEEIARSLDTIIGRIETGLDARSRGLNETLAQRVLEIARVLGDGGREVTRSLDEKAKEIDGILLARSTLLSDTLSSKAQEINSTLGGRAAEIADTLDGRIARFEERVVGRLDSVSSELDERGRAVADNLVARAHEVNDLLDGHTNSINDAFGAHIGALNDALGARHQDVQKALGDNLNAIQTTFDGHSARLADALDARAQHIQKSIDDVQGAFDDQSHRLDERLGSRIADIQNALTEVNDAFDGHTGRLGQALQAHVADVQTNLSTMQTAVDGQADRLSNSLNARVGDIQYALDNVRHIFDGQTAHINETLGTRIQDMQNVLGQVHETFDGQAAQINEALGARVQDMQNVLGQVHGTFDGQAAQINEAIGARVQDMQNVLGQVHGAFDGQAAQINEAIGARVQDMQNVLGQVHETFDGHAVRLNATLGNRVLDMQKVLGQANDTFDGHTARLNATLDSRVLDLQNALGQVEETFNGRTAHLNETIGTRLRDLQGTLDHVHAAFDGRAEQLNDVFGGRVEDLQRTLNQVHEAFDEHTTRLNDTFGARLDDVQTALGHVHGTFDDRTAHLADALGTRITDIQNVLEQVHGTFDGHAERLSDALGARVQDVQSILDQVNTTFDGHTSQLNSALTGRLDDLQNVLGQIRDTFDGQTAQFNEALGTRVHDLQNVLGDVHNAFGQQTDRLHEDLAARLHDVQNVLGSVNNAFDDHTNRLQDTLDARTKQIQDTLDARTGALQENLAGHIAEFETLFGTRGDNLVTLLSAKGQEVAQEVAKVGDAVTRAIENRGRSIVEHLRQRQSEFTLALDQSTGELRHTIDAHANDSLGALTGAHDKLRDEMSAVLDQLGATNVSLQNIIDTAGDRLTAVDTHLSARVEDLQRALGSIQDEVYALNNASGSTLDNASELANKLNGHVQSLRLVSDQLAQTHGDVDGALEARRQQLETLGNDINRRAEDFETAMQSFSGRMEESFRNAEARAREIGAFLTDASQQSTGLIASHFDNIRSTTGKERDRTAQAMRAAYDQAIGEMNDLFAKATERFQSSAEDMRGVARTIQTELDATREELRRGTVELPRETAEQANAMRKVVADQIKALNELSTIVSRSGRSFDVSAIAANPTRAQAPAADAATPRRSESRAITPVRPNPPVAPVDRGPGWLSNLLARASDDPAPVVEAEVPAPQLDTISLDIAKMIDQAAASSAWDRYRRGDRRAFGRHLYTTQGQQTFEEIRRRYSDDEGFHATVDHYCQEFERLLNQVGREDRDGSRTRSYLTSETGKVYTMLAHASGRFDG; encoded by the coding sequence ATGGCCAATAATGTCAAGCTTCAGGATCCGGCAGCCGCCGCTTTGTCGGCGATCGAGGAGGCCTTGAACTTAGGCGGCCTTGCTGCCGAACCTAAAGCCGAGGAGACGGCGGCGCCAAAGGCGCCGGCCGTCGCCATCAGCCCGCCGCAGTCGGCGAAGCCAGCCACGAAGCTACCGGAAGTCGACGACAAAAAGATCTTCCCCGTGCCGGTCAAGCCGGCGGCACCCGCCGCATCGGAGCAGAAGACCCCGGACCCCGCGCCTAAACCGGCATCGACGCCAGCGCCGGCCAATCCGCGCTCCGCGACGCGTGCGCAAACCACGCCGGCCAATGACGACAAGCGCTCGGTCGGCCAGGTGCTGCAAGCCTTGCAGGCGCGCCCCAGCCGTGCGCCCTATGCCGTTGCCGCTCTGCTCAGCCTGATCTGGCTCGGCCTCTGCGCAGCCTATGTATATTTCAACTGGTGGAGCGATATGCTTGCAAGCGGCCGCGAATTCTGGACGCGCCCGCAGACGAGCCTCGGCCTCATCCTCGCGGTAGGACCCGTCATCCTGATGATGACGATCGCGGCCCTCACCCGGCGCAGCCAGGAAATGCGCCTGACGGCGCGTTCGATGACGCAAGTGGCCATGCGGCTCGTCGAGCCGGAAAATATCGCCTCCGAGCAGGTCATCAATCTGTCGCAAGCCATCCGCCGCGAAGTCGCCTCGATGGGCGACGGGATCGAGCGCGCTTTGGCGCGCGCCGGCGAATTGGAAACCTTGGTCCGCAACGAGGTCGCCAATCTCGAGCGCTCCTATACCGATAACGAACGGCGCATCCGCTCGCTGATTGACGAACTGTCGAACGAGCGCGAATCCATCGTGATGAACGCCGACCGCGTCCGTACCGCCATGTCCGGCGCGCACGAGAATCTCGCCAAGGAACTGGAAGACATCAGCGCACGCCTGGCGGAAAACGTCAGCAGCGCAGGCTCGCGCGTGACTTCGTCGCTCGGTGCCAAGGGCGAGGAAATCGCTTTCGCGCTCGGCGCGACCGGCGATCAACTGGTGCAGCGGATCACCGGCAAGGGCTCCGACATTGTCGGCATGCTCAATCAAACCGGCGACGACGTCACCAACAAGCTCTCGCAAGCCTCCGACGCCGTGGCGCAAACATTGGGCGAGCGCATCGCCCACGTCGATCAACGCCTGAAGGCTACCGGCGAGGCGCTGGTGACCGATCTTGGTATTCGCGGCAACGAAGTGGCGCAGCGTCTGGACGAGACCGGCGGCCGCGTCGCCAACATCATTTCCTCGCGCGGCGATACGCTTTCCGCGCGCCTCACCGAAACCGGCGACCGTATGCACGAAACCATCACCGTGCACGGCGCCGCCCTCGCCCAGCGCCTGGACGAGACCGGTGCGCGCATCAGCGAGAACATCGGCCGCCAGACGGAGCAATCGCAAAAGACGTTCGACGAATCGAGCGCACGTCTCACGCAGATGATCGACGACCGCCACCGGGTCGTGCAGGACGAACTCGTCCGTCATTCCGACGAGTTGCATCAGCGCTTCGCGCAGAGCTCGGACGAATTCCTGTCGGGCATCGACCGTCACGCCGAGATGCTGCACACGAATTTCTCGCAAGCCGCGGACGCGAATTTGCAAGCCTTGCATGCGCACGGCGACGCGTTCCAGGCACATTTCAACGATGCGTCGAACAATCACCTCAACATGCTCAGCGAGCGCACCAGCCAGTTGCGCGACGGGTTGAGCGACACCGCGCAGCAAGCTGTGCGCGACATTGCGGCGCAGAGCGACTCGTTCCAGAACGCATTCAGCGATGCGTCGAACGCCCACCTCAATGCGTTTGTCGACCGCACCAATACGCTGCGTGACGGCCTGGTCGACGCCGCGCGCGACGCCGTGCGGGATATTACGGCACAGGGCGATCTCATCAATCAGAGCTTTGCCGACACGACGCAGAACAGCCTCGTGCGCTTCCAGGAGCAGAGCGACGATCTGCATAGCCGCTTGCGCGAGACGACCGATCATCACGTCACCACCTTCTCCGAACATGCGCAGAACCTGCGCGACAGCCTCGCCAATACGGCGCAGGATGCCGTTTCGGCCATCGCGCAGCAGGGTGCGACGCTGAACCGCACCTTCGCAGACACCGCCCAGCAGAATGTGGCGGCGCTGAAAGATCAGGCCGACGCGCTCGACACCAATTTGCGCTCGACACACGCCGATTTGCGCGCGATGAGCGATACGCATCTTGCCGGTATCGCCGCGCAAACGGACATGTTGCGCACGGGCCTTGCCGCGACTGCCGAGGAAGCGGTCAGCTCCATCGCCGCGCAGAATGTTTCGCTCAACGCGGCCTTCGCCCGTACGGCGCAATCCGGCCTCGATGGGTTCAAGCGTCAGAGCGAGGCGTTCAGCACCCTCTTCGAGGATACGACGCAGGGGCATCTGGCGGGCTTCACCACGCAAACCAACAAACTGCATGACCGGTTCGCGACGACGGCGAGCGAGGCCGTCATGGCGATGGGCATGCACGGCGATCGCATCAACGAGACGCTCGTAGACCGCCTCAACGGGTTCGAAGAAGCGATCCTGCTGCGCAGCAACGTCGCGACCGCGCATATTGCCGAAGAGGCAGCGCGCATGGATCAGCAATTGTCCGGACATGTCGAAACGATGACGAGCCACGCCAATCGTTTGACGACGCAAATCGAGAACCAGCTCAACGGGCTGCAGGATTCCTTCGTCTCACATGGCGATGCCCTCCATGCGAAACTTGGCGAACGGGTCGATCAGGCCAATACCGCCTTTGCCGGCCGCCTCGACGAATTCAATCAGCGCACCTCGGGCAAAGCGGAAGAGATCGCCCGCTCGCTCGATACAATCATCGGCCGCATCGAAACGGGCCTCGACGCCCGCAGCCGCGGCCTCAACGAGACGCTGGCGCAGCGTGTGCTCGAGATCGCCAGAGTGCTCGGCGACGGCGGCCGCGAGGTCACCCGCTCGCTCGACGAGAAGGCCAAGGAGATCGACGGTATCTTGCTCGCGCGCTCGACTTTGCTCAGCGACACGCTTTCCTCCAAGGCGCAGGAGATCAATTCGACGCTGGGCGGCCGCGCCGCGGAGATCGCCGACACGCTCGACGGCCGCATCGCGCGCTTCGAAGAACGCGTCGTCGGTCGCCTCGACAGCGTGTCGAGCGAACTGGACGAACGCGGACGCGCCGTTGCCGACAATCTGGTGGCACGGGCGCACGAGGTCAACGACCTGCTCGACGGCCATACCAACTCTATCAACGACGCGTTCGGCGCCCATATTGGCGCGCTGAACGACGCGCTCGGTGCTCGTCATCAGGACGTGCAGAAGGCTTTGGGCGATAATCTCAACGCGATCCAGACGACCTTCGACGGCCACTCCGCACGACTTGCCGATGCGCTCGACGCCCGCGCTCAGCACATTCAAAAGTCGATCGACGATGTGCAGGGCGCGTTCGACGATCAGAGCCACCGCCTCGACGAGAGGCTCGGTTCGCGGATCGCCGACATTCAGAATGCCCTCACCGAGGTCAACGACGCTTTCGATGGCCATACCGGCCGCCTCGGTCAGGCGCTGCAGGCCCATGTCGCCGATGTGCAGACCAATCTCAGCACCATGCAAACGGCGGTGGATGGCCAGGCAGACCGGCTGAGCAATTCGCTGAATGCCCGCGTCGGCGATATTCAATACGCGCTCGACAATGTGCGCCACATCTTCGACGGCCAAACGGCGCATATCAACGAGACGCTCGGCACGCGTATCCAGGACATGCAGAATGTCCTCGGCCAAGTTCACGAAACCTTCGACGGTCAAGCGGCTCAGATCAACGAAGCGCTCGGCGCCCGTGTCCAGGACATGCAGAATGTCCTTGGCCAGGTGCACGGAACCTTCGACGGTCAGGCGGCTCAGATCAATGAGGCGATCGGCGCCCGCGTCCAAGACATGCAGAATGTCCTTGGCCAGGTGCACGGAGCCTTCGACGGTCAGGCGGCTCAGATCAACGAGGCGATTGGCGCCCGTGTCCAGGACATGCAGAATGTCCTCGGCCAAGTGCACGAAACCTTCGACGGTCATGCCGTCCGGCTCAACGCAACACTCGGCAACCGTGTGTTGGACATGCAAAAGGTCCTGGGTCAGGCGAACGACACGTTCGACGGCCATACGGCGCGGCTCAACGCAACGCTCGACAGCCGCGTGCTTGATCTGCAGAATGCCCTCGGCCAGGTGGAAGAAACCTTCAACGGCCGCACGGCGCATCTCAACGAGACGATCGGCACCCGCTTGCGCGACTTGCAAGGCACGCTCGATCACGTGCACGCTGCCTTCGACGGCCGCGCGGAGCAGCTCAATGATGTCTTCGGCGGCCGTGTCGAGGATCTGCAACGCACGCTCAACCAAGTGCACGAAGCCTTCGACGAGCACACCACGCGGCTCAACGACACGTTCGGCGCACGGCTTGACGACGTGCAGACGGCGCTGGGCCATGTGCATGGCACATTCGACGATCGCACCGCGCATCTTGCTGACGCCCTCGGCACGCGGATTACCGACATTCAGAATGTCCTCGAACAGGTGCACGGCACCTTCGACGGGCATGCCGAACGGCTCAGCGACGCGCTCGGCGCCCGCGTGCAGGACGTGCAAAGCATTCTGGACCAGGTCAACACGACGTTCGACGGCCATACGAGCCAGCTCAACAGCGCGCTTACCGGACGTCTCGACGACCTGCAGAACGTGCTCGGCCAGATTCGCGACACGTTCGACGGTCAGACGGCCCAGTTCAACGAAGCGCTGGGCACGCGCGTCCACGACCTGCAGAATGTGCTCGGCGATGTGCACAATGCCTTCGGCCAGCAAACGGATCGCCTGCACGAGGACCTTGCCGCGCGCCTGCACGATGTGCAGAACGTGCTCGGCTCGGTCAACAATGCGTTCGACGACCATACCAACCGCCTGCAAGACACCTTGGATGCCCGCACCAAGCAGATCCAGGATACGCTCGACGCGCGGACTGGCGCGCTGCAAGAAAATCTTGCCGGCCACATCGCCGAATTCGAAACGCTGTTCGGCACGCGCGGCGACAATCTCGTCACGCTGCTCTCTGCCAAGGGCCAGGAGGTCGCGCAAGAGGTCGCCAAGGTCGGCGACGCGGTCACGCGTGCGATCGAAAACCGCGGCCGCTCGATCGTCGAGCATCTGCGCCAACGCCAGAGCGAATTCACGCTCGCGCTCGACCAATCGACCGGCGAACTGCGCCATACAATCGACGCGCATGCGAACGATTCGCTCGGCGCCCTCACCGGCGCGCATGACAAGTTGCGCGACGAAATGAGCGCAGTGCTTGACCAGCTCGGTGCGACCAACGTCTCGCTGCAAAACATCATCGACACTGCTGGCGACCGCCTGACTGCCGTCGACACTCACCTCAGCGCCCGCGTCGAGGATTTGCAGCGCGCGCTCGGCAGCATCCAGGACGAAGTCTATGCGCTCAACAACGCATCGGGTTCGACGCTGGACAATGCCTCCGAGCTCGCCAACAAGCTCAACGGCCACGTCCAATCTCTGCGTCTGGTCTCCGATCAGCTCGCCCAGACCCATGGCGATGTGGACGGTGCGCTCGAAGCACGCCGCCAGCAGCTCGAGACGCTCGGCAACGACATCAATCGCCGCGCCGAAGACTTCGAGACGGCGATGCAATCGTTCAGCGGCCGAATGGAAGAATCCTTCCGCAATGCCGAGGCGCGCGCCCGCGAGATCGGCGCCTTCCTCACCGACGCGTCGCAGCAGTCGACGGGGCTGATCGCCAGCCACTTCGACAATATCCGCAGCACGACGGGCAAGGAGCGCGACCGCACCGCGCAAGCGATGCGCGCCGCTTACGACCAGGCAATCGGCGAGATGAATGATCTGTTCGCCAAGGCCACCGAACGGTTCCAATCGAGTGCCGAGGACATGCGCGGCGTCGCCCGCACGATCCAGACCGAGCTCGACGCGACGCGCGAGGAATTGCGCCGCGGCACGGTGGAACTGCCGCGAGAAACCGCAGAGCAGGCCAATGCCATGCGCAAGGTCGTGGCCGACCAGATCAAGGCGCTGAACGAGCTGTCGACCATCGTGTCACGCTCGGGCCGCAGCTTCGACGTCTCGGCCATCGCGGCCAACCCCACCCGCGCGCAGGCCCCTGCGGCCGACGCTGCGACGCCGCGCCGGTCGGAGTCCCGCGCCATCACGCCGGTGCGGCCGAACCCTCCGGTAGCGCCGGTTGACCGTGGTCCGGGTTGGTTGTCGAACCTGCTCGCCCGCGCCTCCGACGATCCGGCTCCCGTGGTGGAAGCCGAGGTGCCGGCGCCCCAGCTCGACACGATCTCGCTCGATATTGCGAAGATGATCGATCAGGCTGCGGCAAGCTCGGCTTGGGATCGTTACCGCCGTGGCGACCGGCGTGCCTTCGGCCGTCACCTCTATACGACCCAGGGCCAGCAGACCTTCGAGGAAATCCGCCGCCGTTACAGCGACGACGAAGGGTTCCACGCGACGGTTGACCATTATTGCCAGGAGTTCGAGCGCCTGCTGAACCAAGTCGGCCGCGAAGACCGCGACGGCAGCCGCACCCGCAGCTACCTGACGTCGGAAACCGGCAAAGTCTACACGATGCTGGCGCACGCCTCGGGCCGCTTCGACGGCTAA
- a CDS encoding 2Fe-2S iron-sulfur cluster-binding protein yields MINITYIDAKGTSRTVSAEDRSTVMETALKNGVPGIDAECGGACACATCHVYVDEAWLDKVGKPEQMEEDMLDFAFDVRPNSRLSCQIRVTSALDGLVVTTPEKQG; encoded by the coding sequence ATGATCAACATCACTTATATCGACGCCAAAGGTACGTCCCGCACGGTTTCGGCCGAAGACCGCTCGACCGTTATGGAAACCGCGCTGAAAAATGGCGTTCCGGGGATCGATGCGGAGTGCGGCGGCGCCTGCGCCTGCGCGACTTGCCATGTCTATGTAGACGAGGCTTGGCTCGACAAGGTCGGCAAGCCCGAGCAGATGGAAGAGGACATGCTCGATTTTGCCTTCGATGTGCGCCCGAATTCGCGCCTGTCCTGTCAAATCCGCGTGACGTCTGCGCTCGATGGGCTGGTGGTGACGACGCCGGAAAAGCAGGGGTAA
- a CDS encoding NAD(P)/FAD-dependent oxidoreductase, giving the protein MSEIIKTDVVIVGAGPVGLFAVFELGLLDIKSHLIDILPKPGGQCAELYPEKPIYDIPGFPIVTGQGLVDNLMKQIEPFGATFHYNEMVEGLETLGTPEAPLFRVKTDGGLVFECKSVVIAAGGGSFQPKRPPVAGIEGYEGTSVHYAVRKMEHFRDREVLIVGGGDSALDWTLNLQPIAKRVTLMHRRDDFRAAPHSVNAMRELVAEGKMDMKLGQIAALKGDGKTLSAVTAKGNDGSVFDIACDIMLPFFGLTMKLGPIADWGLNLHENLVPVDTEKFETNAPGIFAVGDINTYPGKLKLILSGFHEAALAAQKVHRYVYPDKKLLFQYTTSSSNLQKKLGVV; this is encoded by the coding sequence ATGAGCGAGATTATCAAGACCGATGTCGTCATTGTCGGGGCGGGGCCGGTGGGCCTGTTCGCCGTGTTCGAATTGGGATTGCTCGATATTAAGTCCCACCTCATCGACATTCTGCCCAAGCCCGGCGGCCAATGCGCCGAGCTTTATCCCGAAAAGCCGATCTACGACATTCCTGGCTTCCCGATCGTCACCGGCCAAGGCCTCGTCGACAATCTGATGAAGCAGATCGAGCCGTTCGGCGCGACCTTCCATTACAATGAAATGGTGGAAGGTCTGGAGACGCTCGGCACGCCGGAAGCACCGCTGTTCCGCGTCAAGACCGACGGCGGCTTGGTATTCGAGTGCAAATCGGTGGTGATCGCCGCGGGCGGTGGCTCGTTCCAGCCGAAGCGCCCGCCCGTCGCCGGCATCGAAGGCTATGAAGGCACGTCGGTCCATTACGCCGTGCGCAAGATGGAGCATTTCCGCGACCGCGAGGTGCTCATCGTCGGCGGCGGCGACTCGGCCCTGGACTGGACACTCAACCTGCAGCCGATCGCCAAGCGCGTCACGCTCATGCACCGTCGCGATGACTTCCGCGCCGCGCCGCACAGCGTGAACGCCATGCGCGAATTGGTGGCCGAGGGCAAGATGGACATGAAGCTCGGCCAGATCGCGGCGCTGAAGGGCGACGGCAAGACGCTGTCCGCCGTCACGGCGAAGGGCAATGATGGCTCGGTCTTCGATATTGCCTGCGATATCATGCTGCCCTTCTTCGGCCTGACCATGAAGCTCGGGCCGATCGCCGATTGGGGCCTGAACCTGCACGAAAATCTCGTTCCCGTGGACACGGAGAAATTCGAGACCAACGCGCCCGGCATTTTTGCGGTCGGCGATATCAACACTTATCCCGGCAAGCTGAAGCTGATCCTGTCCGGCTTCCACGAAGCCGCGCTCGCCGCGCAAAAGGTGCACCGCTACGTCTATCCCGATAAGAAGCTGCTGTTCCAATACACGACCTCGTCGTCGAACCTGCAGAAGAAGCTCGGCGTGGTGTAA
- a CDS encoding helix-turn-helix domain-containing protein, whose translation MSEISDKVVSAIGARIQAERIRRGWSIAELAARSGVSKAMVSAIERGANSPTATLLVRIAASFDLTLSALIARAELGAGGLLKSEDQPVWQDPETGYVRRHLSPPSDMPLELIRVELPAGARVAFPARAYAFNRHQIWLLSGALDFTEGPVIHHMAPGDCLTLGAPQDCVYHAPGPDPGIYLVAVLRSGA comes from the coding sequence ATGAGCGAAATATCAGACAAGGTTGTTTCCGCAATCGGCGCGCGTATTCAGGCCGAACGCATCCGACGCGGCTGGTCCATAGCGGAACTGGCGGCGCGATCCGGCGTATCGAAGGCGATGGTCAGTGCGATCGAGCGCGGCGCGAACAGTCCGACCGCAACGCTCCTGGTGCGCATCGCCGCCTCATTCGATTTGACGCTTTCGGCCTTGATCGCCCGGGCCGAACTCGGCGCCGGCGGGCTTTTGAAATCTGAGGACCAGCCTGTGTGGCAAGATCCGGAAACCGGATATGTCCGCCGCCACCTGTCGCCGCCCTCCGATATGCCGTTGGAACTGATCAGGGTGGAATTGCCGGCCGGCGCGCGCGTTGCCTTTCCGGCCCGCGCCTATGCGTTCAACCGCCACCAGATTTGGCTGCTGTCGGGCGCGCTTGATTTTACCGAAGGCCCGGTCATTCATCACATGGCGCCGGGTGATTGCCTGACTTTGGGCGCGCCCCAGGACTGCGTTTATCACGCGCCGGGTCCCGATCCGGGGATCTATCTCGTCGCCGTGCTGCGGAGCGGCGCATGA
- a CDS encoding sulfite oxidase heme-binding subunit YedZ: protein MIYPWNERNGRLSWLKLIMFLVVLAPGLWIAAQWWLGWLMPKPVTEAIHQSGDWTVRFLVLSLAITPLRKLAHWGKLISVRRMIGVGAAAYASIHLSLYILDQNFALGTVASEIALRFYLTIGFTALCGLWALAATSTDGMIRRLGAKNWQRLHNIVYGVGVLAMIHFLLQSKIDVTQAVIMTGLFFGLMVWRLLARFDLAVQWWQMVLLAVGAATFTALFEAAWYIGRTGRPAVGIGLFESQFDFDIAIRPAWYVFFAWLVVAAVSFARRGEAQKKRPRAAWGAQGPGPSSRSAQEGSRAL from the coding sequence GTGATCTATCCCTGGAATGAGCGCAATGGCCGTTTGTCGTGGCTGAAGCTCATCATGTTTCTGGTCGTCCTGGCGCCGGGGCTTTGGATCGCGGCACAATGGTGGCTTGGCTGGCTCATGCCGAAGCCGGTCACCGAGGCCATTCATCAATCCGGCGATTGGACCGTGCGTTTTCTCGTCCTGTCGCTGGCGATTACACCTTTGCGCAAGCTCGCCCATTGGGGCAAGCTCATTAGCGTGCGGCGGATGATCGGCGTCGGCGCGGCCGCCTATGCTTCGATTCACCTTTCACTTTACATTCTGGACCAGAATTTCGCCCTCGGCACTGTGGCGAGCGAAATCGCGCTGCGCTTTTATCTCACCATCGGCTTCACGGCCTTGTGCGGCCTATGGGCTCTTGCGGCGACCTCAACCGACGGGATGATTCGCCGCTTGGGCGCGAAGAATTGGCAGCGGCTGCACAATATCGTCTACGGCGTCGGCGTGCTGGCGATGATCCATTTCCTGCTGCAATCGAAAATCGATGTGACGCAGGCGGTGATCATGACGGGACTATTCTTCGGCTTGATGGTTTGGCGCCTTTTGGCGCGCTTCGATCTTGCCGTGCAATGGTGGCAGATGGTGCTTCTGGCGGTTGGCGCGGCCACTTTTACCGCTTTGTTCGAAGCCGCTTGGTATATCGGCCGCACTGGGAGGCCGGCGGTCGGCATCGGTTTGTTCGAATCGCAATTTGATTTCGATATTGCAATTCGTCCGGCGTGGTATGTATTTTTTGCATGGCTTGTTGTCGCCGCTGTATCCTTCGCCCGCCGTGGGGAAGCGCAAAAGAAACGGCCCCGGGCTGCGTGGGGCGCGCAGGGTCCAGGGCCGTCTAGCCGGTCGGCGCAGGAGGGGAGCCGCGCTCTCTAA
- the gcvA gene encoding transcriptional regulator GcvA: MTSQGRLPSLNSLRAFETVARVLSFSRAAEELHVTKAAIAQQVRILEAEIGALLVERTGRGLRLTEAGMAGLSDLRDGFGLLHRATRAMRESSGGRMLVINSSPSFAASWLVGRIGQFKKTHPDLDVLLDTSSETPDLTGTVDAAIRWGRGDFPGASPTLLFSEHVFPVCSPALLTGEHPIQGPQDLVHHTLLHLEWNPNFATWPDWGVWLTAAGVRNVDTSHGVWFNQMSLALQAAVQGQGVTLSTRAIAADELAAGRLVTPFDTEVSTPFGYYFLCRSDQVAAPKIVAFREWLISEATKSGLVTHTDKV; this comes from the coding sequence ATGACGAGCCAGGGCCGGCTTCCTTCCTTAAACTCGCTGCGCGCCTTCGAAACGGTGGCTCGGGTGCTGAGTTTTTCCCGCGCGGCCGAAGAATTACACGTTACCAAGGCGGCCATCGCCCAGCAGGTGCGCATCCTCGAGGCCGAGATCGGGGCGCTCCTGGTCGAGCGCACGGGCCGCGGCTTGCGGCTGACGGAAGCGGGAATGGCTGGCCTATCCGACCTGCGCGACGGCTTCGGCCTGTTGCATCGCGCCACCCGAGCTATGCGCGAATCGTCTGGCGGGCGCATGCTGGTGATCAATTCGAGCCCGTCCTTTGCCGCAAGCTGGTTGGTTGGCCGCATCGGCCAATTCAAAAAGACTCACCCCGATTTGGACGTGCTGCTCGATACCAGCAGCGAGACGCCAGATCTGACCGGCACGGTCGACGCCGCGATTCGTTGGGGGCGCGGCGATTTTCCCGGCGCATCCCCGACGCTGCTGTTTAGCGAGCATGTCTTTCCGGTCTGTTCGCCGGCACTGCTCACCGGTGAGCACCCGATTCAAGGTCCGCAGGATCTCGTCCATCACACGCTTTTGCATCTCGAATGGAACCCCAATTTCGCCACTTGGCCCGATTGGGGCGTGTGGCTGACCGCGGCGGGCGTGCGCAATGTCGACACGTCGCACGGCGTCTGGTTCAATCAGATGTCGCTCGCGCTGCAAGCGGCAGTGCAAGGGCAGGGCGTCACCCTCTCCACCCGCGCGATTGCGGCCGATGAATTGGCGGCCGGGCGGCTCGTGACGCCATTCGATACGGAAGTGAGCACGCCCTTCGGTTATTATTTCCTGTGCCGGTCCGATCAGGTCGCTGCGCCCAAAATCGTCGCGTTCCGGGAATGGCTGATCTCGGAGGCCACGAAATCGGGCTTGGTGACACACACGGATAAGGTCTGA